In Balaenoptera ricei isolate mBalRic1 chromosome 7, mBalRic1.hap2, whole genome shotgun sequence, a single window of DNA contains:
- the ARHGEF4 gene encoding rho guanine nucleotide exchange factor 4 isoform X2, with protein MDDQELGFNAGDVIEVMDATNREWWWGRVADGEGWFPASFVRLRVNQDEPADDEELGTGHGGAGDGGAEAQSSKDQMRTNVINEILSTERDYIKHLRDICEGYLRQCRKRVDMFSEEQLRTIFGNIEDIYRCQKAFVRALEQKFNRERPHLSELGACFLEHQADFQIYSEYCNNHPNACVELSRLAKLSKYVYFFEACRLLQKMIDISLDGFLLTPVQKICKYPLQLAELLKYTHPQHRDFKDVEAALHAMKNVAQLINERKRRLENIDKIAQWQSSIEDWEGEDLLVRSSELIHSGELTRVTQPQAKSQQRMFVLFDHQLIYCKKDLLRRDVLYYKGRLDMDGLEVVDLEDGKDRELHVSVRNAFRLRCGPSGESHLLCARKPEQKQRWLKAFAREREQVRLDQETGFSITQLQRKQAMLNASKQQAVGKPKALSRPYYLTRQKHPALPTSLPQQQVLVLAEPKRKPSTFWHSISRLAPFRK; from the exons ATGGATGACCAGGAACTGGGCTTCAACGCCGGGGACGTCATCGAAGTAATGGATGCCACCAACAGAGAGTGGTGGTGGGGCCGGGTCGCTGACGGCGAGGGCTGGTTTCCAGCAAGCTTTGTGCGG CTGCGGGTGAACCAGGACGAGCCCGCGGACGACGAGGAGCTGGGGACCGGGCACGGCGGGGCCGGGGACGGCGGGGCCGAGGCGCAGAGCAGCAAGGACCAGATGCGGACCAACGTCATCAACGAGATCCTCAGCACCGAGCGAGACTACATCAAGCACCTGCGCGACATCTGCGAG GGCTACCTCAGGCAGTGTCGCAAGCGCGTGGACATGTTCAGCGAGGAGCAGCTGCGAACCATCTTCGGGAACATCGAGGACATCTACCGGTGCCAGAAGGCCTTCGTGAGGGCGCTGGAGCAGAAGTTCAACCGGGAGCGGCCGCACCTGAGCGAGCTGGGCGCCTGCTTCCTGGAGCAC CAAGCGGATTTCCAGATCTACTCAGAGTACTGCAACAACCACCCCAACGCCTGCGTGGAGCTCTCGCGCCTCGCCAAGCTCAGCAAGTACGTGTACTTCTTCGAGGCCTGCCGGCTGCTGCAGAAGATGATCGACATCTCCCTGGACGGCTTCCTGCTGACACCTGTGCAGAAGATCTGCAAGTACCCTCTGCAGCTGGCTGAGCTGCTCAAGTACACGCACCCCCAGCACAG GGATTTCAAGGACGTGGAAGCTGCCTTACATGCCATGAAGAATGTGGCCCAGCTCATCAACGAACGGAAGCGGAGACTTGAAAACATCGACAAGATCGCTCAGTGGCAGAGCTCCATAGAGGACTGGGAG GGAGAAGATCTCCTGGTCAGGAGCTCGGAACTCATCCACTCGGGGGAGCTGACTCGTGTCACACAGCCACAAGCCAAGAGCCAGCAGAGGATGTTTGTTCTCTTTGACCACCAGCTCATCTACTGTAAGAAG GACCTTCTCCGCCGGGACGTGCTCTACTACAAGGGCCGACTGGACATGGATGGCCTGGAGGTGGTGGACCTGGAGGACGGCAAGGACAGGGAGCTCCACGTGAGCGTCAGGAACGCCTTCCGGCTGCGCTGCGGCCCCTCGGGGGAGagccacctgctgtgtgccaggaagcCCGAGCAGAAGCAGCGCTGGCTCAAGGCCTTCGCCAGGGAGCGGGAGCAGGTGCGGCTGGACCAGGAGACAG GCTTCTCCATCACCCAGCTACAGAGGAAGCAGGCCATGCTGAACGCCAGCAAGCAGCAGGCTGTCGGGAAGCCCAAAG CCCTCAGCCGGCCCTACTACCTGACACGCCAGAAGCacccggccctgcccaccagcctgcCCCAGCAACAGGTCCTGGTGCTGGCAGAGCCCAAGCGGAAGCCGTCCACCTTCTGGCACAGCATCAGCCGGCTGGCGCCCTTCCGCAAGTGA